The following is a genomic window from Bosea sp. RAC05.
GCGCCGCTGGCGGCGCTGCTGCTCTCGACCCAGTTCGGCCTGATCTCGGCCGGCGCCTATCTCCTGTCAGGCGCCGTGGTCACGCTGCTGGCGCTGCGCCTCAACCGCCAGTGGGAAATGCGCCGGGCCGATGAGGGGCGCGGGTGAGGCGGGGTGCGACGGCCGCGCTGCGGCGCGCCGGAGGGCGCTAGCGGAGTGTGGCGAGATCGGCCTTCAGTCGCGCGACGTCCAACTCCAGCAGACGGATGCGGTCGTCTCGGTCGGCAAGGGCCGCTTCCACATCGGCGGCCTCAAATCGCTGCGGGATATGCTGCGGGCAGTTGGCGTCCCAGGCCGTGATGGTGAAAAGCATGATCTGCTCGGGGCGCGCGCTGTAGCCATCCGGCATCAGCTGCGCGGTCAGATCGGCGTCACCCTCGACGACGCGAGCCTCGCCCCAGATCTTGATCCGCCGTTGTTGGGCGTAGTCGATCAGGAACAGGTAAGCCTTCGGATTGTCCGCGAGGTTTCCTTGGGAAATGTACTGGCGATTGCCGGAAAAATCCGCGAAGCCGAGGGTCTTGCTGTCGATGACCCTCAGGAATCCTCTGGGGCCGCCGCGGTGCTGGATATAGGGTTGGCCATCCGCATTGGCGGTGCCGAGGAAGAAGCTCGTCTGGGCTTCCACGAACGACTGCAGCGCCGGTGTGACCTGCGTCTGCCACGAGCCGCCGGCTTCCATCCGCGCATAGCCCGTGCGTGACCCCTTGCGTTGCTGGATGGCTTTGACGGTCGGCGTGAAGGCGATGTCGCTGGAGACAGCGTCACTCATTTTCATGGTCACCTCCCTAGAGTCCGAGATCGCTCAGGGACGGGTGTTCGTCGGGTCTGCGACCCAGCGGCCAGTGGAACTTCCGATCCTCCGTCCGGATCGGCATGTCGTTGATGCTGGCATGGCGACGCCGCATCAGGCCGTCCGGGCTGAACTCCCAGTTTTCATTGCCATAGCTGCGGAACCAGTGGCCGCTGTCGTCGTGCCACTCGTAAGCGAAACGGACGGCGATCCGGTTGCCGTCGAAGGCCCACAGTTCCTTGATGAGCCGATAGTCGAGCTCGCGTGACCATTTGCGCTCCAGCATGGCCACGATCGCGTCCCGGCCGACTGGAAACTCGACGCGGTTGCGCCAGAGGCTGTCGGTCGTATAGGCGAGCGCAACCCGTTCAGGCTCGCGGGAGTTCCAGGCATCCTCGGCCAGCCGGACCTTCTGGGCGGCCGAATCTGCCGTGAACGGGGGCAAGGGAGGGCGGCTTGTCATTGGCACCATCACGAAAGGGAAAAGGGGACATTCAGCGGTAGCGGTGGCTATGCGTCGGCCGTGACATCGATGACCGGCTTGCCGAAATGCAGGGCCGCGTTGAGCGCGTCATAGGCCGCTGGCACAATCAGAGCGCGTATTCCCAGTCGGCTGGCAGCCAGCGCAGTCCGCTGCCATCCTTCACGATCCGGCCGAGGCCCGGGAACGGCATGTGCGTCGCGGCCAGGAGGGACTTCTCGGCTGCGGCCTTCGGGAAAAAGCGGGCGCGGGCCGCGTCCGCCGCCGCCTTGTCCTGCTCGAAGAGAATCCCGAGGCCCGGGATGGCCGGGTGCGCGGCGGGATGGAACAGCATGTCCGCCACGAGCAGCAGGCTGTCCTTGCCGTCCTCGATCCGCACGCCGACCTGGCCCGGCGTATGGCCGCCCAGATCGAACACCGACAGGCCGCGCGCAATCTCGCGGTCGCCATCGATGCGCTGCAGGCGCGGATAGAGCGCAACCACCTCCCGGGACGTCGCGAAACTGCTCTTCAGCAGATCCGGGGCCGCATTGGCCTTCGCGGCGTCGGTGAAGTGATTGATGTCGCGCCGGTCCACATAGATCTCGGCATTCGGGAAATTGGCGCGTCCGCCCGCGACAAGGCCCGCGATGTGGTCGACATGCATGTGCGTGACGATGACCGCGTCGATCTGTTCGGGCTTGACGCCGATCGCCGCCAGAGCGGAGGGAAGCCGCCCGGATGTCTTGCTCACGGTCCCGGCCGGGCCGGCGTCGACCAGAACGAGCTGGTCGCCATCGCGAATGAGCCAGACGGTGAAGCCGGAGCGGACCCCCGTCGGGCGGGCGGCGAAGAACGAGCTGACGGCCTGCTCGACCGCTGCGGGAGGCGCTCCGGTGAACAGGGAAAACGGAAAGTCGATGAAGCCGTCCGACAGGAACGTCACCTCGAACCGGCCGACCT
Proteins encoded in this region:
- a CDS encoding pyridoxamine 5'-phosphate oxidase family protein; the encoded protein is MKMSDAVSSDIAFTPTVKAIQQRKGSRTGYARMEAGGSWQTQVTPALQSFVEAQTSFFLGTANADGQPYIQHRGGPRGFLRVIDSKTLGFADFSGNRQYISQGNLADNPKAYLFLIDYAQQRRIKIWGEARVVEGDADLTAQLMPDGYSARPEQIMLFTITAWDANCPQHIPQRFEAADVEAALADRDDRIRLLELDVARLKADLATLR
- a CDS encoding nuclear transport factor 2 family protein, whose amino-acid sequence is MTSRPPLPPFTADSAAQKVRLAEDAWNSREPERVALAYTTDSLWRNRVEFPVGRDAIVAMLERKWSRELDYRLIKELWAFDGNRIAVRFAYEWHDDSGHWFRSYGNENWEFSPDGLMRRRHASINDMPIRTEDRKFHWPLGRRPDEHPSLSDLGL
- a CDS encoding MBL fold metallo-hydrolase: MIDLSRRAFARTLLAAAAVPALPTLAPARSTSALPSIAPLARIQVGRFEVTFLSDGFIDFPFSLFTGAPPAAVEQAVSSFFAARPTGVRSGFTVWLIRDGDQLVLVDAGPAGTVSKTSGRLPSALAAIGVKPEQIDAVIVTHMHVDHIAGLVAGGRANFPNAEIYVDRRDINHFTDAAKANAAPDLLKSSFATSREVVALYPRLQRIDGDREIARGLSVFDLGGHTPGQVGVRIEDGKDSLLLVADMLFHPAAHPAIPGLGILFEQDKAAADAARARFFPKAAAEKSLLAATHMPFPGLGRIVKDGSGLRWLPADWEYAL